In one Trichlorobacter lovleyi SZ genomic region, the following are encoded:
- the dnaK gene encoding molecular chaperone DnaK, whose protein sequence is MSKVIGIDLGTTNSCVAIMEGGEPIVIANSEGSRTTPSMVAFTEAGERIVGQQAKRQAVTNPENTLFAIKRLIGRKFETEAVKKDIAISPFKIVKADNGDAWVDVRDKKYSPPEISAIILQKMKKTAEDYLGETVTDAVITVPAYFDDSQRQATKDAGKIAGLNVLRIINEPTAAALAYGLDKKKDEKIAVFDLGGGTFDVSVLELGDGVFEVKSTNGDTFLGGEDFDQKIIDWIADEFKKDQGIDLRGDKMALQRLKEAAEKAKCELSGSMETDINLPFITADASGPKHLNLKLSRAKLESLCDDLLRKLEGPCRTAMKDAGLTASEIDEVILVGGMTRMPAVVQRVQEIFGKVPNKGVNPDEVVAIGAGIQGGVLKGDVKDVLLLDVTPLSLGIETLGGVLTRLIEKNTTIPCRKSQTFSTAADNQPAVSIHVLQGEREMARDNKTLGNFELTGIPPAPRGVPQIEVTFDIDANGIVHVSAKDLGTGKEQSIRITASSGLSKEEIDKMVKDAESHAAEDKKKREAIEARNQADSMIYSTEKSLKEVGDKVDAVEKGTIENKIADLKKVMDSDDAEVIKKATDELAQAAHKLAEAMYAQAQQAPGADSCGGDCGQQQEAGAKPKDEKVVDADFEEVKK, encoded by the coding sequence ATGAGTAAAGTTATCGGCATTGACCTGGGAACCACCAACTCCTGCGTTGCAATCATGGAGGGCGGGGAGCCGATCGTTATCGCCAACTCCGAAGGAAGCCGTACCACCCCTTCAATGGTGGCCTTTACCGAGGCCGGTGAGCGGATTGTCGGCCAGCAGGCCAAGCGTCAGGCGGTCACCAACCCGGAAAATACCCTCTTCGCCATCAAGCGTCTGATCGGCCGTAAATTTGAGACCGAGGCGGTCAAGAAGGATATCGCCATCTCCCCGTTCAAGATCGTCAAGGCTGACAACGGTGATGCCTGGGTTGATGTACGGGATAAGAAGTATTCTCCGCCGGAGATCTCGGCCATCATTCTGCAGAAGATGAAGAAGACCGCTGAAGACTATCTGGGGGAGACCGTGACTGACGCGGTTATTACCGTGCCGGCCTATTTTGATGACTCCCAGCGCCAGGCTACCAAGGATGCCGGCAAGATCGCCGGCCTGAATGTGCTACGGATCATTAACGAGCCGACCGCTGCTGCGCTGGCCTATGGTCTGGACAAGAAGAAGGATGAGAAGATTGCCGTGTTTGACCTGGGCGGCGGTACCTTCGACGTCTCCGTGCTTGAACTGGGTGACGGCGTATTTGAGGTGAAATCCACCAATGGTGACACCTTCCTGGGTGGCGAGGACTTTGACCAGAAGATCATCGACTGGATCGCCGACGAGTTTAAAAAAGACCAGGGTATTGACCTGCGTGGTGACAAGATGGCCCTGCAGCGCCTGAAAGAGGCGGCAGAAAAGGCCAAGTGCGAGCTGTCCGGTTCCATGGAGACCGACATCAACCTGCCGTTTATCACTGCCGATGCCAGCGGTCCCAAGCACCTGAATCTGAAGCTGTCCCGCGCCAAGCTGGAGTCGCTCTGTGATGACCTGCTGCGTAAACTGGAAGGCCCCTGCCGTACTGCCATGAAGGATGCCGGTCTGACCGCTTCCGAGATTGATGAGGTTATTCTGGTGGGTGGTATGACCCGTATGCCGGCTGTTGTGCAGCGGGTGCAGGAGATCTTCGGCAAGGTACCGAACAAAGGGGTTAACCCTGATGAGGTGGTGGCCATCGGCGCCGGTATCCAGGGCGGCGTACTCAAGGGAGATGTCAAGGATGTTCTGCTGCTGGATGTTACCCCGCTTTCACTGGGGATCGAGACCCTGGGTGGCGTGTTGACCCGGTTGATCGAGAAGAACACCACCATCCCCTGCCGTAAGTCCCAGACCTTCTCGACAGCAGCGGATAACCAGCCTGCGGTTTCCATCCATGTACTGCAGGGTGAACGTGAAATGGCCCGTGACAACAAGACCCTGGGCAACTTCGAGCTGACCGGTATTCCGCCGGCACCCCGCGGTGTACCTCAGATTGAAGTGACTTTTGATATTGATGCCAACGGCATTGTGCATGTCTCTGCCAAGGATCTGGGAACCGGCAAGGAACAGTCCATCCGTATCACTGCCTCGTCCGGTCTGTCCAAGGAAGAGATCGACAAGATGGTCAAGGATGCCGAGTCCCATGCTGCTGAAGACAAGAAAAAGCGTGAGGCGATCGAGGCCCGTAACCAGGCTGACTCCATGATCTACAGCACCGAAAAGTCCCTGAAAGAGGTTGGTGACAAGGTAGATGCCGTTGAGAAGGGTACCATCGAGAACAAGATTGCCGACCTGAAAAAGGTGATGGACAGCGATGACGCCGAGGTGATCAAGAAGGCTACTGATGAACTGGCCCAGGCCGCTCACAAGCTGGCTGAGGCGATGTATGCCCAGGCCCAGCAGGCCCCAGGTGCAGACTCTTGCGGCGGTGACTGCGGTCAGCAACAGGAGGCAGGCGCCAAGCCCAAGGATGAGAAAGTCGTTGATGCAGACTTTGAGGAAGTGAAGAAGTAG
- the grpE gene encoding nucleotide exchange factor GrpE gives MNKEQQDLQTEQEAAVETAELTPEQQLVQLQEKLAAKEQEAKDNWDKLLRERADLENYRKRASREKEELLNYGIKSLVEEVLPVLDNLERALEHANEDGLPALVEGVKMTHTLLQTALKKFGVCAVDGNCGTLFDPAFHQAMAQVETSDHPNNTIVQEFQKGYLLKERLLRPSMVSVAKNP, from the coding sequence ATGAACAAAGAACAACAGGATCTGCAGACAGAGCAGGAAGCGGCGGTTGAAACGGCTGAATTGACGCCGGAGCAACAGCTTGTACAGCTGCAGGAAAAACTTGCGGCAAAGGAACAGGAAGCAAAGGATAACTGGGACAAACTGCTGCGTGAGCGGGCTGACCTGGAAAACTACCGCAAGCGGGCCTCCCGTGAAAAGGAAGAGTTGCTGAACTACGGTATCAAGTCGCTGGTAGAAGAGGTGCTGCCGGTGCTGGATAATCTTGAGCGTGCCCTTGAACATGCCAATGAAGACGGTCTGCCTGCTCTGGTTGAAGGGGTTAAGATGACCCATACCCTGTTGCAGACGGCACTGAAAAAGTTTGGCGTCTGTGCTGTGGATGGAAATTGCGGCACCCTGTTTGATCCGGCCTTCCACCAGGCCATGGCGCAGGTGGAGACCAGCGACCATCCGAATAACACCATTGTACAGGAGTTCCAGAAGGGCTACCTGCTGAAGGAACGTTTGCTGCGTCCCTCCATGGTGTCGGTCGCAAAAAATCCCTAA
- the dnaJ gene encoding molecular chaperone DnaJ, whose product MANGEKRDYYEILGVHKNASETEIKKAFRKLAIQYHPDKNQGNKEAEEKFKEATEAYEVLSDAQKRAQYDQFGHAGVSGAGGFSGGGFGGFGAGSPFGDIFGDIFGDIFGGGAGRRSQGRRGDDLLYNMEISFEEAAFGCEKKIEVPYAKRCSSCNGSGAKPGTDPKICPSCRGAGQVRYQQGFFSVSKTCGQCNGEGKVVDDPCPDCRGKGSIKDTKTLSVKVPGGVETGSRLKLTSEGGQGVKGGPNGDLYVAISVKDHPLFQREDDNVICEIPISFAQAALGCEIEVPTLDGKVSMKIPDGTQSGKIYRLRGKGIPSLQGYGRGDQLVVVKVETPTNLNKKQKELLEEFAKISGEEAHPMKKGFLDKVMDFLS is encoded by the coding sequence GTGGCAAACGGCGAAAAACGCGACTATTACGAGATCCTCGGCGTCCACAAAAACGCCTCTGAGACAGAGATCAAGAAGGCCTTCCGCAAGCTGGCCATCCAGTATCACCCGGACAAAAATCAGGGGAACAAGGAGGCCGAGGAAAAGTTCAAAGAGGCCACTGAGGCCTACGAAGTCCTTTCCGATGCCCAGAAGCGGGCCCAGTACGATCAGTTCGGCCATGCCGGGGTGTCTGGGGCCGGCGGTTTCTCCGGTGGCGGGTTTGGCGGATTCGGAGCCGGCTCTCCTTTTGGTGATATCTTCGGGGACATCTTCGGGGACATCTTTGGCGGTGGTGCTGGCCGTCGCAGCCAGGGACGGCGGGGGGACGACCTGCTCTACAACATGGAGATCTCCTTTGAAGAGGCCGCCTTTGGCTGCGAGAAGAAGATTGAGGTTCCCTATGCCAAGCGGTGCAGCAGCTGTAACGGCTCCGGTGCCAAACCGGGTACTGATCCCAAGATCTGCCCCAGCTGCCGTGGTGCCGGTCAGGTTCGTTACCAGCAGGGCTTCTTCAGCGTCAGCAAGACCTGTGGCCAGTGTAACGGTGAAGGCAAGGTGGTTGATGATCCCTGTCCCGATTGTCGCGGCAAGGGGAGCATCAAGGATACCAAGACCCTCTCGGTCAAGGTGCCGGGCGGTGTGGAAACCGGTTCACGTCTGAAGCTTACCAGCGAAGGCGGGCAGGGGGTCAAAGGCGGCCCCAACGGCGATCTCTATGTCGCCATTTCGGTCAAGGATCATCCCCTGTTCCAGCGCGAAGATGACAATGTCATCTGTGAGATCCCGATCAGCTTTGCCCAGGCTGCCCTGGGCTGTGAAATTGAAGTACCCACCCTTGACGGCAAGGTCTCCATGAAGATCCCTGACGGCACGCAATCCGGCAAGATCTACCGGCTGCGGGGCAAGGGCATCCCCTCATTGCAGGGATACGGCCGGGGTGATCAGTTGGTGGTTGTCAAGGTGGAGACTCCTACCAACCTGAACAAGAAACAGAAAGAACTGCTGGAGGAGTTTGCCAAAATCAGCGGCGAAGAGGCCCATCCGATGAAAAAGGGTTTTCTGGATAAGGTGATGGATTTCCTGAGCTGA